One part of the Rhodococcus oxybenzonivorans genome encodes these proteins:
- the glf gene encoding UDP-galactopyranose mutase, producing the protein MTAANPETTAPAKAETERDSAAGYDLIVVGSGFFGLTIAERAATQLGKRVLVLDRRHHLGGNAYSEAEPETGIEIHKYGAHLFHTSNKRVWDYVTQFTEFTNYQHRVFALHKGQAYQFPMGLGLVSQFFGRFFTPEEARKLIAEQSSEIDPAEASNLEEKAISLIGRPLYEAFVRDYTAKQWQTDPKNLPAGNITRLPVRYTFDNRYFNDTYEGLPVDGYTAWLENMAKDPKIEVRLETDYFDVRDELRAANPDAPVVYTGPLDRYFDYSEGELGWRTLDFETEVLETGDFQGTPVMNYNDADVPFTRIHEFRHFHPERDYPKDKTVIMREYSRFAESADEPYYPINTREDREKLAAYRDRAKAEMAEKKVLFGGRLGTYQYLDMHMAIASALSMFDNSLRPHFESGAELVGDSE; encoded by the coding sequence GTGACCGCTGCAAACCCAGAGACCACTGCCCCCGCGAAGGCCGAGACGGAGCGCGACAGCGCGGCCGGATACGACCTCATCGTCGTCGGCTCCGGATTCTTCGGACTGACCATCGCCGAGCGTGCAGCAACACAGCTGGGCAAGCGTGTGCTGGTGCTCGACCGCCGCCACCACCTGGGCGGAAACGCCTACTCGGAGGCCGAGCCGGAGACCGGCATCGAGATCCACAAGTACGGTGCACACCTGTTCCACACCTCGAACAAGCGCGTGTGGGACTACGTCACCCAGTTCACCGAATTCACCAACTACCAGCACCGGGTGTTCGCACTGCACAAGGGGCAGGCGTACCAGTTCCCGATGGGCCTCGGCTTGGTGTCGCAGTTCTTCGGCCGTTTCTTCACCCCGGAGGAGGCGCGGAAGCTGATCGCCGAGCAGTCCAGTGAGATCGACCCGGCGGAAGCGTCCAACCTGGAGGAAAAGGCGATCTCCCTGATCGGACGCCCGCTGTACGAAGCCTTCGTCCGGGACTACACCGCGAAGCAGTGGCAGACGGACCCCAAGAACCTGCCTGCGGGCAACATCACTCGACTGCCCGTGCGTTACACGTTCGACAATCGCTACTTCAACGACACGTACGAGGGCCTCCCCGTCGACGGTTACACGGCGTGGCTCGAGAACATGGCAAAGGACCCGAAGATCGAGGTCCGGTTGGAAACGGACTACTTCGACGTCCGTGACGAGCTGCGTGCCGCGAACCCGGACGCCCCCGTCGTCTACACGGGCCCCCTCGACCGGTACTTCGACTACTCGGAGGGGGAGCTGGGCTGGCGCACGCTCGACTTCGAGACCGAGGTCCTCGAGACCGGCGACTTCCAGGGAACACCGGTGATGAACTACAACGACGCCGACGTGCCCTTCACCCGCATCCATGAGTTCCGCCACTTCCACCCGGAGCGGGACTATCCGAAGGACAAGACGGTGATCATGCGCGAGTACTCGCGCTTCGCCGAGAGCGCGGACGAGCCGTACTACCCGATCAACACCCGTGAGGACCGCGAGAAACTCGCCGCATACCGGGACCGGGCCAAGGCGGAGATGGCCGAGAAGAAGGTGTTGTTCGGCGGACGCCTCGGCACCTACCAGTACCTGGACATGCACATGGCAATCGCGAGCGCGCTGTCGATGTTCGACAACTCCCTTCGACCGCACTTCGAATCCGGTGCGGAACTCGTGGGGGACTCCGAATGA
- a CDS encoding glycosyltransferase, whose translation MRIVQLANFYGPRSGGLRTALHNWGRGYAERGHEVVLVVPGQRDSEEVLPGGVLRITRAAPVIPATGGYRIVNPRRVADVVRGLRPDVLEVSDRLTLRGFGGWARDRGIRSVVVSHERLDRLLGQFAPRRLATGWADAANRRMSRNYDAVVCTTDFASEEFLRIGAPNLHRVPLGVDLAMFHPGKHDQGMRDSYAGPAQRFLLHCGRLSVEKQVERSIEAVRLLRREGHDTRLVIAGDGPRREALKSRARGLPVHFTGFISDKSQLAALFASADVSLAPGPHETFCLSALESLAAGTPVVASQSSALAEIITPGCGALARNRGSAFAEAVSSVLEIPANTRRASARRRAEDFGWAESVDGMLAVLGDDR comes from the coding sequence GTGCGCATCGTCCAGCTGGCCAACTTCTACGGACCGCGGTCGGGCGGGCTCCGCACTGCCCTGCACAACTGGGGGCGTGGCTACGCCGAGCGCGGCCACGAAGTGGTCCTTGTCGTCCCAGGTCAGCGGGATAGTGAGGAGGTTCTGCCGGGTGGGGTTCTTCGGATCACCCGGGCGGCCCCGGTGATCCCGGCGACCGGCGGCTACCGCATCGTCAATCCGCGGCGCGTGGCCGACGTCGTGCGAGGACTGCGACCCGACGTCCTCGAGGTGTCCGATCGGCTGACGTTGCGTGGTTTCGGCGGCTGGGCCCGCGACCGCGGCATTCGCAGTGTCGTCGTCTCACACGAACGTCTCGACCGACTTCTCGGCCAGTTCGCACCGCGTCGTCTCGCCACCGGGTGGGCCGATGCCGCGAACCGCCGCATGTCGCGCAACTACGACGCCGTCGTCTGCACGACGGACTTCGCAAGCGAGGAGTTCCTCCGGATCGGGGCACCCAACCTGCACCGGGTGCCACTGGGGGTGGATCTGGCGATGTTCCATCCCGGCAAACACGATCAGGGCATGCGCGACTCCTACGCCGGGCCGGCGCAGCGCTTCCTCCTGCACTGTGGCCGCCTGTCGGTGGAGAAGCAGGTGGAGCGGAGCATCGAGGCGGTCCGCTTACTTCGGCGCGAAGGGCACGACACCCGCCTCGTCATCGCCGGTGACGGACCCCGGCGGGAAGCACTGAAGTCCCGGGCACGCGGACTCCCGGTCCACTTCACCGGGTTCATCAGCGACAAGTCGCAGCTCGCCGCCCTGTTCGCCTCGGCCGACGTGTCGCTGGCACCCGGCCCGCACGAAACGTTCTGCCTGTCGGCGCTGGAGTCGCTGGCAGCGGGCACCCCGGTAGTTGCGTCACAGTCCTCGGCGCTGGCCGAGATCATCACACCGGGGTGCGGCGCCCTGGCGCGCAACCGCGGCTCGGCCTTCGCGGAGGCGGTCAGCAGCGTCCTCGAGATTCCCGCGAATACTCGGCGGGCGTCCGCCAGGCGTCGGGCCGAGGATTTCGGCTGGGCCGAATCCGTCGACGGAATGCTCGCGGTGCTCGGGGACGACCGCTAG
- a CDS encoding decaprenyl-phosphate phosphoribosyltransferase: MSEEPAVVTGPPTSLATGIVRAVRPRQWVKNVLVLAAPIAAGTATEPDVLLPVALAFVVFCMAASGIYLVNDAMDVEADRAHPTKRFRPIAAGVLPVNLAFAMAVVLLVGAIALSFLANWQLAVVMAVYIGIQLAYCFGLKHQAVLDICIVSSGFLLRAIAGGVAAEIALSQWFLLVMAFGSLFMAAGKRYAELQLAENTGAKIRKSLENYTTTYLRFVWTLSATAVVLCYGLWAFQQDDLKNTNWYAISMVPFTIAILRYAVDVDGGEAGEPEEIALGDRVLQLLAIAWIGVVGVAVYLV; this comes from the coding sequence ATGAGCGAGGAACCGGCAGTCGTCACCGGACCCCCGACATCCCTGGCCACAGGCATCGTCCGGGCAGTTCGCCCCCGCCAGTGGGTGAAGAACGTCCTGGTGCTGGCAGCTCCCATCGCGGCAGGAACGGCCACGGAGCCCGACGTCCTGCTGCCGGTCGCGCTCGCATTCGTGGTGTTCTGCATGGCAGCATCCGGCATCTACCTCGTCAACGACGCAATGGATGTCGAAGCGGACCGCGCACACCCCACCAAGCGATTCCGGCCCATCGCGGCCGGCGTCCTCCCGGTCAACCTGGCATTCGCCATGGCGGTCGTCCTCCTGGTTGGTGCCATCGCCCTGTCGTTCCTGGCCAACTGGCAGCTCGCCGTCGTGATGGCCGTGTACATCGGTATCCAGCTGGCGTACTGCTTCGGCCTCAAACATCAGGCCGTCCTGGACATCTGCATCGTCTCGTCTGGCTTCCTGCTGCGCGCCATCGCCGGCGGTGTAGCCGCCGAGATCGCGTTGTCGCAGTGGTTCCTGCTGGTCATGGCGTTCGGTTCGTTGTTCATGGCCGCCGGTAAGCGGTACGCGGAACTGCAGCTCGCAGAGAACACCGGGGCGAAGATCCGCAAGTCGCTCGAGAATTACACCACTACGTACCTGCGCTTCGTCTGGACCCTCAGCGCCACGGCCGTGGTGCTCTGTTACGGACTGTGGGCCTTCCAGCAGGACGACCTGAAGAACACGAACTGGTACGCCATCTCCATGGTGCCGTTCACCATCGCGATCCTCCGCTACGCGGTCGACGTCGACGGCGGCGAGGCGGGAGAGCCCGAGGAGATCGCTCTGGGCGACCGCGTGCTCCAACTCCTCGCCATCGCCTGGATCGGAGTGGTGGGTGTCGCTGTCTACCTCGTCTGA
- a CDS encoding phosphatase PAP2 family protein encodes MSSASREVKILRSVQSTIAGKPGVVATARGMSHFGEHAFGWVAVAGIGAALDKPRRRQWAGVAVGAVGAHAASIAIKRVVRRPRPVDPSIQVNVSTPSKLSFPSSHATSTTAAAVLLGRLTGLPLPALLVPPMLLSRLVLGVHYPTDVLAGSALGAASAAAVLKAEQKFGEK; translated from the coding sequence GTGTCTTCGGCATCTCGTGAGGTAAAGATTCTGCGGTCTGTGCAGTCGACGATCGCCGGCAAGCCGGGGGTCGTCGCCACCGCCCGTGGGATGTCTCACTTCGGTGAGCACGCCTTCGGCTGGGTGGCCGTCGCCGGAATCGGTGCCGCGCTCGACAAGCCCCGCCGACGTCAGTGGGCGGGAGTCGCCGTCGGCGCGGTGGGTGCCCACGCGGCGTCGATCGCGATCAAGCGCGTGGTCCGCCGGCCTCGGCCGGTCGACCCGTCCATCCAGGTCAACGTGTCGACACCGAGCAAACTGAGCTTCCCGTCCTCGCACGCCACGTCCACGACGGCGGCTGCTGTGCTGCTCGGCCGACTCACCGGGCTACCCTTGCCTGCGTTGTTGGTACCGCCGATGCTGCTCTCCCGGCTCGTTCTGGGAGTGCATTACCCGACCGATGTGCTCGCCGGATCTGCCCTGGGGGCCGCGTCTGCGGCTGCGGTACTCAAGGCCGAGCAGAAGTTTGGAGAAAAATGA
- a CDS encoding SpoIID/LytB domain-containing protein has product MSKTEFGIRAGRTAWTRRRRYIAGRPVRRGWTSSVARVSALGIAPLLVVGAAGMAVHLRSAEPEIRESVASDTPFTLSGHGNGHGRGMGQWGAYGYAKDQGWAAERILAHYYGGTTLGTLADAQISVRLQGRDDQTLDVYSAVGAVVAGKPVGPGEAVHLTPTAGGGANVVVTRGCAGEVLWQDVTDHPWVDPVDLGPDRPPNEHLTFCAGDTPYRGALGVALDGAAVRTVNVLGMEDYLLGVVPVEAKAEWTDTGGAEALRAQAVAARSYAAAESREAYARTCDTQSCQVYGGSAVEDPRTTDAVRSTQGMILVKDNKAVAAEFSSSTGGFTAGGEFPAVEDQGDTASPHHDWAVTLTAGDIATAFGVGELHTFEVVTRNNFGVDGGRVTGVKVVGSAGTTEATGAQARAKLKLKSDWFTVGEGVGIPGEPSVPGEPDPSLADDDTVGTNPGSPIAEKYKELGGVNSTLGAPVGPEMMLPSEAGKFRMYQNGTIIWTEKLGAQVIDASVLRDWIPTGGS; this is encoded by the coding sequence ATGTCCAAGACCGAATTCGGGATCCGCGCAGGGAGAACTGCCTGGACACGCAGAAGGCGGTACATCGCGGGACGTCCCGTTCGGCGCGGATGGACGTCGTCGGTGGCGCGCGTGTCGGCGCTCGGTATCGCCCCTCTCCTCGTGGTGGGCGCTGCCGGCATGGCGGTTCATCTCCGCTCGGCCGAGCCGGAGATTCGGGAGTCGGTCGCCTCGGACACTCCGTTCACGCTCTCCGGACACGGCAACGGGCACGGTCGCGGGATGGGCCAGTGGGGCGCCTACGGATACGCCAAAGACCAGGGATGGGCAGCCGAGCGCATCCTCGCCCACTACTACGGCGGAACCACCCTGGGCACGCTCGCGGACGCGCAGATCAGCGTGCGACTACAGGGCCGCGACGATCAGACACTCGACGTGTATTCCGCCGTCGGTGCGGTCGTGGCGGGCAAGCCCGTCGGGCCGGGTGAAGCCGTGCATCTCACGCCGACGGCGGGCGGTGGCGCCAACGTCGTCGTGACCCGGGGCTGCGCCGGGGAGGTGCTGTGGCAGGACGTCACGGACCACCCGTGGGTGGACCCGGTCGATCTCGGGCCCGACCGTCCGCCGAACGAACACCTCACCTTCTGTGCCGGCGACACGCCGTACCGCGGTGCACTCGGTGTCGCGCTGGACGGCGCAGCCGTGCGCACGGTCAACGTCCTCGGCATGGAGGACTACCTGCTCGGGGTCGTGCCCGTCGAGGCGAAGGCCGAGTGGACCGATACCGGCGGTGCGGAAGCCCTTCGGGCACAGGCGGTTGCCGCACGCTCGTACGCTGCCGCCGAGAGTCGTGAGGCCTACGCGCGGACCTGCGACACTCAGAGTTGCCAGGTCTATGGCGGCTCCGCGGTGGAGGATCCTCGCACCACGGATGCCGTGCGTTCGACTCAGGGCATGATCCTCGTCAAGGACAACAAGGCCGTTGCCGCCGAATTTTCGTCGTCGACAGGCGGATTCACGGCCGGTGGCGAGTTTCCGGCTGTCGAGGACCAGGGCGACACCGCGTCGCCGCACCACGATTGGGCGGTCACGCTGACGGCCGGCGATATCGCGACCGCGTTCGGTGTGGGCGAACTCCACACCTTCGAAGTGGTGACACGCAACAACTTCGGCGTCGACGGGGGCCGGGTCACCGGCGTGAAGGTAGTCGGTTCCGCCGGTACCACGGAGGCGACGGGGGCGCAGGCGCGGGCCAAGCTGAAACTGAAGTCCGACTGGTTCACGGTCGGCGAGGGCGTCGGGATACCGGGAGAGCCGTCGGTGCCGGGCGAACCCGACCCGAGTCTCGCCGACGACGACACCGTCGGCACCAACCCGGGATCGCCGATCGCCGAGAAGTACAAGGAACTGGGCGGAGTGAACAGCACGCTCGGTGCACCGGTCGGTCCGGAGATGATGCTGCCGTCCGAGGCGGGCAAGTTTCGGATGTATCAGAACGGAACCATCATCTGGACGGAGAAGCTGGGTGCGCAGGTGATCGACGCGAGTGTGCTCCGGGACTGGATCCCGACCGGAGGCAGCTAG
- a CDS encoding glycosyltransferase gives MSARHLLEAEQGTEDPSLLGKSLLQRILVPRPGEPLDVRTLYVEEAKTNSRRAHPLSRTSLSVGAESEASFCTYFNAFPASYWRRWTILKSVVLRLDLSGHGRVDVYRSKADSSRIHVEGREFLDGDAAMEFEIELAPFEDGGWIWFDITSDTEVVLESAGWFAPIDAPGEGTVAVGIPTFNRPTDCVKALEALASDELVLDVVKAVIVPDQGTRKVVDEPGYEEAAAALGERLVIHDQANLGGSGGYSRIMYEALKTTDCQHILFMDDDIEIEPDSILRALAMSRFAKSPMLVGGQMLNLQERSHLHTMGEVVDRSIFMWTAAPNVEYDHDFSKYPLSDRENSKKLHRRIDVDFNGWWMCMIPRQAAEELGQPLPLFIKWDDAEYGLRARAAGYPTITMPGAAIWHMAWSDKDDAIDWQAYFHLRNRLVVAALHMPGSVRGLVVNSVKATIKHLLCLEYSTVAIQNQAIADFLQGPEHIFELLPTALGNVHAMRKEFPDAVVLPSSTSLPLPSGAEVGAVGLPTNPLAKIVRLGKGLVHNVKPAHTEHHERPQLNVPTLDARWFLLSQVDGVTVTTADGRGVVYRKRNPKQALALLKEALRLRRELAQRFPDLKREYQDAVPALTSKERWERVFGIS, from the coding sequence ATGAGCGCCCGCCACCTGCTCGAGGCCGAGCAGGGGACCGAGGACCCGTCGTTGCTGGGCAAGTCGTTGCTGCAGCGCATTCTCGTGCCCCGGCCGGGGGAGCCCCTCGACGTGCGCACCCTCTACGTGGAGGAAGCGAAGACCAACAGTCGTCGCGCCCACCCGCTGTCGCGGACGTCGCTGTCGGTCGGTGCGGAGTCCGAGGCCTCGTTCTGCACCTATTTCAACGCCTTCCCGGCGAGTTACTGGCGTCGCTGGACCATCCTGAAGTCGGTGGTGCTGCGGCTGGATCTGTCCGGCCACGGCCGCGTCGACGTGTACCGCTCGAAGGCCGACTCGTCCCGCATCCACGTCGAGGGACGCGAGTTCCTCGACGGCGACGCCGCGATGGAGTTCGAGATCGAGCTGGCGCCTTTCGAGGACGGCGGCTGGATCTGGTTCGACATCACCTCCGACACCGAGGTCGTCCTCGAGAGCGCCGGCTGGTTCGCGCCGATCGATGCGCCGGGCGAGGGCACCGTGGCCGTGGGCATCCCCACGTTCAACCGGCCCACCGACTGCGTGAAGGCGTTGGAAGCGCTCGCGTCCGACGAGCTGGTGCTCGATGTGGTCAAGGCCGTCATCGTCCCGGATCAGGGCACGCGCAAGGTCGTGGACGAGCCCGGGTACGAAGAGGCCGCAGCCGCTCTCGGTGAACGCCTCGTCATTCACGACCAGGCCAATCTGGGTGGCTCGGGCGGCTACAGCCGCATCATGTACGAGGCCCTGAAGACCACCGACTGCCAGCACATTCTCTTCATGGACGACGACATCGAGATCGAGCCCGACTCGATTCTGCGTGCGCTCGCGATGTCCCGGTTCGCCAAGTCCCCCATGCTGGTGGGTGGCCAGATGCTGAACCTCCAGGAGCGCAGCCACCTGCACACGATGGGTGAAGTGGTCGATCGCAGCATTTTCATGTGGACCGCCGCGCCCAACGTCGAATACGACCACGACTTCTCCAAGTACCCGCTCAGCGACCGCGAGAACTCGAAGAAGCTGCACCGCCGCATCGACGTCGACTTCAACGGCTGGTGGATGTGCATGATCCCCCGCCAGGCGGCCGAGGAACTCGGTCAGCCGCTCCCACTCTTCATCAAGTGGGACGACGCCGAGTACGGGCTTCGCGCCCGCGCGGCCGGTTACCCCACCATCACCATGCCCGGTGCCGCCATTTGGCACATGGCGTGGAGCGACAAGGACGACGCCATCGACTGGCAGGCGTACTTCCATCTGCGGAACCGGCTCGTCGTCGCGGCCCTGCACATGCCGGGCAGCGTCCGCGGCCTCGTGGTCAACAGTGTGAAGGCCACCATCAAGCACCTGCTGTGCCTCGAATACTCGACCGTGGCGATTCAGAACCAGGCCATCGCCGACTTCCTCCAGGGACCCGAGCACATCTTCGAGCTGCTGCCCACCGCGCTGGGCAACGTCCATGCGATGCGTAAGGAATTTCCGGACGCCGTTGTCCTGCCGTCCTCGACCAGCCTGCCGCTGCCCTCCGGGGCCGAGGTCGGCGCCGTCGGTCTGCCCACCAACCCGCTGGCGAAGATCGTGCGCCTCGGCAAGGGCCTGGTTCACAACGTCAAGCCTGCGCACACGGAACACCACGAGCGGCCGCAGCTCAATGTCCCGACGCTGGACGCACGCTGGTTCCTCCTCTCGCAGGTGGACGGCGTCACGGTCACCACCGCCGACGGCAGGGGAGTCGTCTACCGCAAGCGCAACCCCAAGCAGGCCCTCGCGCTGCTGAAGGAAGCCCTGCGGCTGCGCCGTGAACTGGCTCAGCGGTTCCCCGATCTCAAACGTGAGTACCAGGACGCTGTTCCTGCCCTGACCAGCAAGGAGAGGTGGGAACGTGTCTTCGGCATCTCGTGA
- the zomB gene encoding flagellar motor control protein ZomB, translating to MVGGTEHSDAAAEQTERHRKAILSRVVFLGGVAISALLMFWGAWERRWIADDGLIVLRTVRNLLAGNGPVFNAGERVEANTSTAWTYIVYAFGWLTQSRLEYVVLTIALVLSTAAIVLAMLGTARLYRGGSFGSGGTLFLLPAGVLVYIAVPPARDFATSGLESCLVIFWIALLWLLLIRWSQAAAPSTGSVLILAFIAGMGPLVRPELAILGALSLAMIFLAPGLTWVARTVMVFVAGIVPVGYQIWRMGYYALPYPNTAVSKDAGGAKWSQGFAYLWNLVGPYLLWLPLLFLLVAVVLAWRGRSKSLGNGVAHTRGSRVRRLRARLRTQNAVVAFILGSGFILGLYSLRVGGDFMHGRVLLPVLFCFLVPVAVIPVRIPEKVSWGRNRATSMFFAMAFLWVGTVVWAFFASNTTGMPEGAVVGRSGIVDERAFYVLNTGHAHPIRADDYLDYPRMRAMAETIADTPDGGLLIASPDYTYWFVVPPPLPIPEGGAGHTVYFLNLGMTSMNVGLDVKVLDQMGLAYPLAAHTERLDDGRIGHDKNLYPDWVVVDTGMIDKHPWMPGFLDEEWVTEARVALSCPETQELLTSYRSELTWPRFKQNFKDALDFASYRFDRVPAYEIQRCNLEPPFPEPVK from the coding sequence GTGGTAGGAGGCACCGAACACTCGGATGCCGCCGCGGAGCAGACCGAACGCCACCGGAAGGCCATCCTCTCGAGGGTGGTCTTCCTCGGGGGTGTGGCCATCTCGGCTCTTCTGATGTTCTGGGGAGCCTGGGAGCGTCGGTGGATCGCCGACGACGGTTTGATCGTCCTGCGCACCGTGCGCAACCTGCTCGCGGGCAACGGTCCCGTCTTCAACGCAGGTGAACGCGTCGAGGCGAACACCAGTACCGCCTGGACCTACATCGTCTACGCTTTCGGCTGGCTCACCCAGAGCCGGCTCGAGTACGTGGTCCTCACGATTGCCCTGGTTCTGTCCACGGCAGCCATCGTGCTCGCCATGCTGGGCACGGCCCGGCTCTATCGCGGTGGATCGTTCGGCTCGGGCGGAACGCTGTTCCTCCTGCCTGCCGGTGTCCTGGTCTACATCGCGGTTCCGCCTGCGCGCGACTTCGCCACGTCCGGCCTCGAAAGTTGCCTGGTCATCTTCTGGATCGCGCTGCTGTGGCTGCTGCTGATCCGCTGGAGCCAGGCTGCTGCACCCTCCACCGGATCTGTGCTGATCCTTGCGTTCATCGCGGGAATGGGCCCGCTGGTGCGACCCGAACTGGCTATTCTGGGCGCCCTGTCGCTGGCCATGATCTTCCTCGCGCCCGGACTGACCTGGGTGGCGCGCACCGTCATGGTGTTCGTGGCCGGCATCGTGCCGGTCGGGTACCAGATCTGGCGGATGGGCTACTACGCGCTCCCGTATCCCAACACCGCGGTGTCGAAGGACGCCGGTGGCGCCAAGTGGTCGCAGGGGTTCGCGTATCTGTGGAATCTGGTCGGCCCGTACCTCCTGTGGCTTCCGTTGCTGTTCCTTCTCGTCGCCGTGGTGCTCGCCTGGCGGGGTCGCAGCAAGTCTCTCGGCAATGGTGTTGCTCACACTCGCGGGAGCCGTGTCCGACGCCTACGCGCCCGGCTCCGGACGCAGAATGCGGTGGTTGCATTCATTCTCGGCAGTGGATTCATTCTGGGTCTCTATTCGCTCCGTGTCGGCGGCGACTTCATGCACGGGCGCGTTCTCCTTCCCGTGCTGTTCTGTTTCCTCGTCCCCGTCGCCGTTATTCCGGTGCGAATTCCCGAGAAGGTGTCGTGGGGGAGAAATCGCGCAACCTCGATGTTCTTCGCGATGGCATTCCTGTGGGTGGGCACGGTGGTGTGGGCATTCTTCGCGTCCAATACCACCGGAATGCCGGAAGGCGCCGTCGTCGGGCGATCCGGAATTGTCGACGAGCGCGCGTTCTACGTGCTCAATACCGGTCACGCTCATCCCATTCGCGCCGACGATTATCTGGACTATCCCCGGATGCGGGCCATGGCGGAAACCATTGCGGACACCCCGGACGGTGGCCTGCTCATCGCGTCGCCCGACTACACGTACTGGTTCGTCGTTCCTCCGCCCCTTCCGATCCCAGAGGGCGGTGCAGGCCACACGGTCTATTTCCTCAACCTGGGCATGACGAGCATGAACGTCGGGCTCGATGTGAAGGTTCTCGACCAGATGGGCCTCGCGTATCCGCTCGCGGCCCACACCGAGCGTCTTGACGACGGCCGCATCGGACACGACAAGAACCTCTATCCCGACTGGGTGGTGGTCGACACGGGAATGATCGACAAGCACCCGTGGATGCCCGGATTCCTCGACGAGGAATGGGTGACGGAAGCGCGCGTGGCGCTGTCCTGCCCAGAGACACAGGAACTGTTGACCTCGTATAGGTCCGAACTGACCTGGCCGCGTTTCAAGCAGAATTTCAAGGATGCGTTGGATTTCGCGAGTTACCGTTTCGATCGGGTGCCCGCGTATGAAATTCAGCGGTGCAATCTCGAGCCACCTTTTCCGGAACCGGTGAAATAG
- a CDS encoding alpha/beta hydrolase, whose amino-acid sequence MRFARTRLSQRLKQRAMAVGAAALVLPVAAGVAGGAVAVAAPAHAAPVHTAPSGGYEELWVPSSMGNIKVQVQWAARGGSAALYLLDGLRARNDRNAWSFETNALDQYRNDNVTLVMPVGGESSFYSDWYAPSNFNGQPITYKWETFLTQELPNFLANYGVSRTNNAVLGLSMGGSAALTLAAYHRDQFKFAGSLSGYLNISAPGMREAIRVAMLDAGRFNVDAMWGPPWNPAWLRNDPFVFAPRLQGLSMYISAASGLPGEFDHPRAPIDYYNTANGMGLEALALANTRAFQVRLATLGVPAHFSFPANGTHSWPYWSSELWKARGQILDTLGAW is encoded by the coding sequence ATGCGTTTTGCCAGAACGAGGTTGTCTCAGCGCCTCAAGCAGCGTGCGATGGCAGTAGGTGCCGCCGCACTGGTACTGCCTGTGGCCGCAGGAGTCGCTGGTGGAGCCGTCGCCGTGGCAGCACCCGCTCACGCCGCCCCCGTCCACACCGCACCGTCGGGTGGATACGAGGAGCTGTGGGTTCCTTCTTCGATGGGGAACATCAAGGTCCAGGTGCAGTGGGCAGCTCGTGGTGGTAGCGCCGCGCTCTACCTGCTCGACGGCCTGCGTGCCCGCAACGACCGCAACGCGTGGAGCTTCGAGACCAACGCGCTGGACCAGTACCGCAACGACAATGTCACCCTGGTCATGCCGGTCGGCGGCGAGTCGAGCTTCTACTCCGACTGGTACGCGCCCAGCAACTTCAACGGCCAGCCCATCACGTACAAGTGGGAGACCTTCCTGACTCAGGAGCTTCCCAACTTCCTCGCGAACTACGGTGTCTCCCGCACCAACAACGCGGTTCTCGGCCTGTCGATGGGTGGCAGCGCCGCTCTGACGCTCGCCGCGTACCACCGCGACCAGTTCAAGTTCGCCGGTTCGCTCTCCGGGTACCTGAACATCTCCGCTCCCGGCATGCGTGAAGCCATCCGGGTCGCGATGCTCGACGCCGGCCGGTTCAACGTCGACGCGATGTGGGGCCCGCCGTGGAACCCCGCGTGGCTGCGCAACGACCCGTTCGTGTTCGCCCCGCGTCTGCAGGGCCTGTCGATGTACATCTCGGCCGCCAGCGGCCTGCCCGGTGAGTTCGACCACCCGCGTGCACCGATCGACTACTACAACACCGCCAACGGCATGGGACTCGAGGCGCTCGCACTGGCCAACACCCGCGCCTTCCAGGTTCGCCTGGCCACCCTCGGTGTTCCCGCCCACTTCAGCTTCCCCGCCAACGGCACACACTCGTGGCCGTACTGGAGCTCGGAGCTGTGGAAGGCCCGCGGACAGATCCTGGACACGCTCGGCGCCTGGTGA